A single region of the Triticum dicoccoides isolate Atlit2015 ecotype Zavitan chromosome 2B, WEW_v2.0, whole genome shotgun sequence genome encodes:
- the LOC119367792 gene encoding cysteine proteinase inhibitor 10-like, giving the protein MATSTAAAIPCLLLLATLTIAAAEIGHPQAPAAAAGAVGGRTEIRDVGKNKLVQSLGRFAVAEHNRRLSHGGGPANNGDPVRVQLVFTAVAAAQKQVASGVVYYLKVIARDRAGGGGDRPFDAVVVVKAWIKSKELVSLMPSPK; this is encoded by the coding sequence ATGGctacctccaccgccgccgccatcccctgtctcctcctcctcgccacgcTCACCATCGCCGCTGCTGAAATAGGGCACCCGCAGGCTCCGGCGGCAGCCGCAGGCGCTGTGGGCGGCCGGACGGAGATCAGGGACGTGGGCAAGAACAAGCtggtgcagtccctgggccggttCGCGGTGGCCGAGCACAACCGCCGCCTCAGCCACGGCGGCGGACCAGCCAACAACGGCGACCCCGTCCGGGTCCAGCTCGTGTTCACCGCCGTGGCGGCGGCGCAGAAGCAGGTCGCCTCCGGGGTGGTTTACTACCTGAAGGTTATCGCCCGGGaccgcgccggcggcggcggggacaggccGTTCGACGCCGTGGTGGTCGTCAAGGCGTGGATCAAGTCCAAGGAGCTCGTGTCTCTCATGCCTTCTCCCAAATAA